The nucleotide sequence AAAGAAAGGTGAAGGGGAGGAATCCAAATGAAACCACGACCCTGTACTGGTTTTGtttgtattctttttttaataaaaaaggaggaaaagtcCCTCTTTTTTAACTGTAAGAGAGTAAACATTCCCTATTGTCTACCATGCGATATAGTTCAAAAGCAAACCCCCTGTGGTAAAATGGGGGTCTTTATGACTTGTTTGATGTTGAAGGTAGCAAATATgtaaggaaagaaaacaaatccagGGAAGAAGTTTAGTAATAGAAATGTTATGTGAGCCATGAAGGAATGCTCTGGACAAGAGTCCCTGGAtttccacagagacacacagagactgcCTGCCTATCTACCTTCAGCACAGAGTGAGCAGCAGCATTGTGCATGTGTCCTCCTCAGATTACCTCCCTCCAACAGATCCCTGTCTAAGCaggaaaggaaataaataaattagaggTCAGGCTGAAATTTCTCTGTGACGACATCTGGCTTAGTTAGTTTGCTTGGTGTACATTCGAGCTGAATGTGTTTCCAGAGAACTGATGGCCcgaaagaggagagagaaagaggaaggggcCACATCTGGAGGTGTGCAAAGATGACTCATAAGGGAATAGAAAATGCTACAGTGGCAAATCATATGCACAAACAAGTCTTACCCCAGTGAATTCAACacttttcagttattttttttttttacctgcaagTGAAGGCTGAACAGGCTGTtataaaacaggaaagaaaacctGATTCCGATCTCACACTATCCAAATCTATTGTTTTCCCTATAAAGAATATATAAATGTGCTCACCACAGTGTTCACCCGAATCAGGTCACCAGGGTTGTCTCGGATTGGACTTGAGACTTAAGAGGCCGGAGGTGTGGGGTTGGATATGAATGGGCATTTAGAAGGAGGAGGTGCTAATGAAAGGTTCTATccagttgcattgtgggaaatgtaagATCCAGTACTTTTGGAGGTTAACaagggactaaaagtcaggaaatCTTGACCTTGCTGCTTCGATTTTGACCATTATTTTTTGAAATGCAGGTGGACGAGCTTTGACTGACAAGCTTGATTCAATCGCCTGTATCTTTTTCTAAAAATACATTATCTGTAGCCTTTTCAGTCAAATCCTAAACcaagaaaagcatcaaaacaTAACATGACCCTAAATACTTACGTCCATACCCACCCATATCTACAGTGCacctaaaaacaacaacaaaaacaaaaaatgatgcagGAGTCAAAACCTCCAAATAAGCCTTCACCTTATTGGCCTTTGTAAACCAAGCCACCAGTGTTTTGGAACAGAAACTAATGATTAAAAATCTTCTTGGCTTCTGGTCTCAGATAATTTACCTCAAAATACATCTGCTCAGACTGATTTGTGCTGCACCACCTGATAACATGTGAGATACTACAGAGTGAGGCCAAtgtagagaaacagagatgcaaATATACCtaaaatgtgaaacagacacaggtagagagagacacgtgaggagagaaaaggtgagCCAAGGAACTGACACCAACTCAGAGATaaacagacatgagagagaaaggaacACATGGGAGAAACAGACAGTTTATGGGATGATGGAGGAAAACAAGTCTCAAAGCTGACAAGGTTATCTCGCCATGCGTGTGCCAGCAGTTCTTTCTGAAAAGGACTGGCCTGTCTAAATGTCAACACAGCCTGGAGCAGCAAGGATATGCACTGAATAAGATATGCAGTCAAGAGATATGAGAGGGACACAGAGTGAGTCAGGGCAGTGGGGTCATTTATATCAGTGGACATCACtaacacagcagcacatgtAGAGATGTTAATCACACATTGAGCACTTAATTGTAAAGGTTTTGCTGATATGAAGCAGTTAAATAACTGATGTATCTGTGATTCTTCAAGCTGCTAAAAATCCTATTTATACCACTGTTTGAAAACAAACTCACTGCATTAACACATTTTGTCCATTAATACATAAATGTAATAACTGAGAAACATTCAAATTCAGAGCAGGCTTTTAGCACCACCTGCAGGATTCTCTTTGTCACTGCAACTAATCATACAACAGCAACCCCCCCCCtatgaaaacacattaataataatgtatttttgtcattttggagTTAGTTATCAGAGGATTGGGACTTGttaagagggagagaaatgaggCTGATGCATATCTGATTTgaatcattcattaaaaaagtaaagGGATCATTTCAGTCTGAATTACACTCATGGTTGAAATCAGTTGTATCTACAGCCTCCTCATCAGTGGGCGACCTAATAATCTGTGCTGTGTGATGATTGATGACTGTGACGCCCGCGGACACGAGTTTataatttcatttatatttttgagGCTTATGTAAGGCGAACACTTCTATCTTCTGTATGTGCCAAACTAAGGGCCTCTTTATCAGCAGAGTcaggaggtgagagagagataaccACTGTGGGTCATGTTTAATGTGATGCTCTGAATGTACACTCTGTAACAGTGGTCTGCTTTTTGAAAAGAGGCTAGAAAGGTGTTTTAGCACAGGATTAgacacaactgttttttttttccaacacagAAGGCGATACAGGGATGTGCACCAAACTCCACATTCTTCGGAAATATTCACCTTTAATTTAGaaacataataaacacaacCCAAGTCAAACTGTGTAGAACTGTGACCTAACTAAATACAGTTAACTGACCatactgttatatatatatatatttatatatttatatactgtatcCATCCACTCAGTTGGCTATAAATACTGCAATCCTACATAAGGCATTACAATGCTGTACTTTTCTTTGCAATcacaaaaagctgaaaatataGTTTGTAGCCCTTCATTATGGTACATTCCAAAGAGTAATGTTCTTTAAAAGAATATCTACATGATGCAGCAGAGTGAGAAGGCGCAGCATCATTTACAAGTAGAAGTCGTCAAAGCCCAAAAATAGTCTTTTCTGTCACCTTTTCTCTCATGAAATGTCATGGCAGTCGCACTAGGTTTACAGACAGCGTTAGAGACAAACACCTATTTAGAAGAGTATGTTTTTCAGGAAAGAAAATCCAACAGGGATTGGCATTTCCTAAAAAAATGGTTTcttatgttgttgttatttgtgcTGTGTCAAGACACAGGCATAGTTGGGTTGTGACAGGACAGAAACCTTTGGCAGCTCACCCAAAATGGAAACTTCAAGAACTCTATCATAAAAATTTCCAGAGGGAAATTAAGAtaaatttgtgtgtattttacatgCCATTATTTGAATAAATCACAGACTTGTATATGTTTGAATGCTTTTGTACAAATGCAATTGCAAAAAATGAGGAGGTGGTAAAAGGTTTCAGAAGGTGTTTCAGGCATAGAGAGGCTGGTAGCCGCTCCTCCGGCTGCCATTTTTACAGGTGATCACACACACGCTCAGCATCCCGAAgaactgcaacagcaaaaatatagGTAATCGGACACAAGCTcgtaaaaatatgttttctgaaGCAGCACAGGTTATGTGAACAAATTAGCTCTGGAGTGAAACATAGGTTAGGCTAGGATCAAGTACTGAAGTCAATCTCTGTGAAAGAGCAAGAATTATAAAGTAGTCTATGTGACAGTGGGGGAGGGAATCCTACTCAGATATCTCTTAGGGAAATCCCTGTGTTCAGCTTTCCTAGAAGGATCACTTTGAAAGCATAATTGTATAAATACTGAAATGACTGACAGGATGACACACTGTCCCTCTTCTGTTTCAAGTGGTAGCCTTCAGCAGAGCTATCATTGTTCTTTTACATGAGTGGATTTAAAGACAGGAAATCCTCCATTTACCACCCCTGAAAAACTCTAACATACCACACAACTGGTGCTAGGTTAGGAAATCCATGCACTTGGAAAGCACAAGAAGTAATATAGAGGAGTATAACGTGTAGCCCTCTCTGTCTTCGAAAAGATCATTCATCTGTTGCGCTGACTGGTGTGTATCTCCAATATTAGATGACTCAACAGATGACCAGCACCAGCCAATACACTTACGCTCTTTCACATCAGCTGAAGTGTGTGTCAGGTCAAACTGACTGCGCCCGTCCTTACCTTAATGATGGCGAAGCCCAGAATGACCAGCATGGCATAAACCAACACATCATGTAGGAGGCGCTCCAGCTTGGCCTCACAACCCTAAAATACACTGCACAAGTGCAGTGAGTACACATACATGCACGTTGGACATTTGAAATGTCTGCTTGAAATGTAGCCCTTGGTTTATTGCCTCAGAGGTGATAGGTCATTTGGTTTTGTGGACTTTTTTGAGTCATAAAGcgtttaaaaaatattttttaagtaataccaaataaacagattaaataGAGCAGAGTGTGATTCTGTATGATTTACCTCTACATTAAGCAGGTTTGGTTGATCCAGTCTGCCAGTGcactgtgtggtgtttttgcagcaggacagaggcaCTGTGTTGTTGTGGCTGGTAAACCAGGTGGTGTTGGACCAGCTGGTGTAATTTTTAACTCCACAGCACTGCAACTGTAAAGagttaaagagagagaatggaCAGGTGGTAAGAATGGAGGAAAACTactaacaaaaataataaaaagaaagggGGAAGTTAGATGCTACACTGAGAAAGAGTTATGGGAAATATCCACGTTCTTACACTATCATCAGTCTACATGTATGTATCTACAGTATGAGTGAGTTGCTGTTTTAAGAAGGCTTCTTTTCTTAAAAGGCAAGAGAGGGAACGACAGACTGTGGAGtaaaatgaaagaagaagagagggaagtgAGAGCAAGTAAGCCCAAATGAACTCAAGTGAAGCAGAACAGGATGAAGAGAGTGAAAgtacaaacaagaaaacaaagttaCACAAGCTATTTATATACAGCAGAAGATAACACCAACCTGACTCTGCAGGTAGTCCACACCTTTGGTCTCAGTTCCCTGTCCATCATACTTTGCAAAGGCATCATTCATAGAGCGCTCCAGGTCTCCGTTTATCTGAacagacacaagaaaaaaaaaaaaacacacacaatgtatgCAGTCATGTACTTCACTAATCGGCTTACAAGTGTGCCACAGCAGATTTAAAATGGTGCAGATTAAATATATCCTTATATAGGTTACAGTCAGTGTGTAACAGAGAATATGTATTTGTTGCTCACCTTGCCTTGGTAGATGAAGCTAAATACCAAAGCAGCTACTTCAGCTGCAAACATCACCATGATGATCATAAAGAACTGCACAGAAAGAAAACCAGAGAAGTTGTGAACAAACAGAATGAGTGATAGAATAAACAAAAACTACTGGAAAACAGCAATGAGTCACCAAAGATGACAACTAAGACTGccagtgaagcagagagagttTGCAGTTGCATTTTCACATTTAGACTCTCCACCTGAGCGCACAGCTGTAGAGTCAAGCAGCAAATGACAAGGAAGTGAGAGAATGACTGAGGCATAAATTATAGCCTAtgcctcacctctctctctcacacacacacacatacacacataaacttaCAAAGCTGAGGCCGAATTTGGATTCGCGGATCGTAGCACAGCATCCCAGCAGACCGAAAAGGAACATCACCACGCTGACGCCGATGATGATAGCCGCTGGGACCAGCGCGTACTTGTCCTGAATGAATCCATCAAAGTTGTCATAGCTCTTGATCACATAGGCGCCAACGTAGGCCAACGCCGCTCCTGCGGcctgcagggaggaggaaacATCAAAATCCTTGTGTTAATTCACCACTGACAAGTTACAGTTATGGTTACTATGTGTGCATACAGATCAGAATGCTTTTATCACTGCATATTATATAATTAACAAAGAATTATATGAATATATCATGAAAGAGTAAATGAGAAGAAACATTcttgtttaaaaatatcattaaaagaCAATAATGTTCTCATTTTTCTGTATATATTTATTCTGTGAATGAACACAAAAGTAAGGATCCCACTGAAGTTAATACTATTGAGCTGTTCACATTTGTATCTGCTAACATTCTGCACTAAGCACTAGGTACAGAGCTGAGAGCTAAATTCTGGCATGATCTGCTAATCTCAACAATTTCCGTTCTAGTCATTCAGGTCTGTGTCAACAACTGCAATGTAATGGATTGTCAGCTTTTCCAGAAAACCTCAGTCTTTACATTTAACAAAGCAAAGTTCTGTAGAAactaacacacactgattgAAGGGGTTGGTcacatgatgtgtgtttttctcaccaTGCTGTAGCTGAAAGTTGTCATTCACATTGTGTTCATATTTTCTATATCAAAAAGCCAAAAACTGAGAGCAAAGTCTCTCATAAATACTGATGTACGGTGTGATATGAGTCAGTCATGTAGCTGTTCGTATGTAAACATGACCTAGTTAAAACACTGCAAGTTGAATAATGTGGACAATACTGAATTATGACATTACAGCTTCTTTTGCTAAGGTACAAAAGAAAGGAGAGGTGGTAACATACAGTAGCCTGCCTATAGTCATGAATACCATCATACCTAAAGTGAGAACAAAGCTGCCTGTAATATATCCTTGGTTAAAAAGCTTTTAGATGGAACACAAAGGGATTTGTGCTCATCTTGTTATCTGCTGTGATCTCATGTGATGAACACAGGCTGGAAGGTTACTGATGCTTTGTCTCTGTGGAGTCAAATCTGGAATCGGCATCAAGTCACACCACCATCATGACTTTTCTACAAGTCATGCCTCAGTAGTGAGCACCGATCATAAGACTGCATGTATATGGGTCAGTTTTGTGTGAACACAATACGGACTGAAATTACACTGACAGAGTTAAAAATGATTTACCATTATCTTATAAAATGACACCTTTGTTTATTCTGCTCTCTGTATCTGTTTAACTATCTGGTGGAAAACGTCTGGAGGGTTAAAAGTACAGAGACTTTAAGAACAGAGACAACTGTCGAGAGAACAATGGGCATTACAAATTCATCTCATTATCAGCACTACTGATTTCCTTTTGCCCTTTGAAACTCTCTGGATCAGATTTAAACTCCAGAATCTAAACTGCAGATGAGATTACACtcaaatgtgtctgtttttgtaaatcctgtttttgttttgtggtggCACAGCGAAACTGTGAGAATAAGTGACCAACTAAATTTCCATTTACATCAAAGATGGAAAGACGATACCACTACCCCTTTTTactgggggggaaaaaaaactgaaatcccCCTTCATGTATATCTGCACTTTAGTTCCATTTTCAGCATTACTTCCCCTCTAATGACATGAGTTATgatgtgcttgtgtatgtgagCATATGTGTTCTATGCAACCTAACAATCGTTCATTCCTCAGGTCTGCCTCATGACTCATTTCTCTTAATCACTCCATAGTCACGGGATTCCTGCGGAGTAGCTAGagtaacccccacccccacccccttcccctTCCGCCCTACCACTCACCCCTAATCTTCCCAGAAACTCTGATCTTGTGCCTAAGAAGCAGCACAAAGGGGCTTACACAGCATAAAGCGTCAATGCATGGTGCCACCTCTATAGCATGAGTGGAATGTGAGTTATGTTTCTGGATCTGTGGGGATGATTTTGTCAGATGCTGCCATGATGTTTCTGCTCATGTGCTTCCACACATTCAGACAACTTCTGATTTGCTCCTTAAATCACCAAATTTGGttagaaagggaaaaaaagacttttattaCACAATTAGATAGATTAGATTTTATCTATTTCATCAGTTGTGAAGTGGACTGATTTTACTACAAAATATCTCTTGAAACTTTGGGATCTTCATAAACTACATAACATTTCTGAAGAAAAACTTAGCAGAGGGTCAGGGAGAGGATACAAGGATACACTGATATTTgatactatgattttttttaaatttacgTCTCTCCTGTGTCCAAGTTACAGTTAATCTTGTTCAAAATGTGCAGTTTCTCATGATCTAACTCACACTGCTGTTTAAGACTCTTCACCTAATCAATCAGTGGAAAAATCAAAGGCAAGTGCCAACTGTTTTATTCCATTACACGGACTTGGTTTGTTTACACTAGGTGAACAAAGTTTGCCCTACATTCTTTATCAGTCAACAGTCAACAGGCGTGACAGGTCACACAACTAAGATGCAAGAACATACATAAACAGGGATATGTTGTGAATAATGCCTGGGTTGTGAGAAATAATGGAAAGACTGACTTTGGAATGTGGTGAAGGACAGAGAAATGTAATAGACTCTGTAAACACAAGACATCATTCAGCACAGACTCATTAGACAAACTTACATACCTGTTAGAGATGAGAAATGCAAAGAGGAATTTACAGCAATacattaaaagaagaaagaataCGGAAGTAAAAAAGTGGATGTGGATTTGAATGAAAAGATAAACTGTGCTTGAGGTTTCCCttagaaatgcacacacaggcctgtTTTATCTCACAGTAATCTAATTACAGAGACATCAgccccagacagacagagaagttTGCTCTGTTCCTTCAAAAGCCATTTCCtctgaaggaggagagacaagAACTGACAACTGTTTGGGAAATATACGCCAACAATATACAAATCTAAAGTCTACTTTGACTCAAAGCCAGATTTGTTCCTGTCAGACAGTGAGAGTCAGTCAAAGTTCAAGCTAGTTAGATGATAAATCACTGTTCCCCTGAACTTTGGTAGACTTACTGAGAAATGCTACGGGCGGCCTTACTGGAATCATCTAGTGCTATAAAAATGAATCACACAGATGTGATCTATATAAGCCACAGTTAAAATGAGGAAGTATAGAAATAAAGAGTGCGCTGGCTAGAAAAGACTACAAGGATGGTCATCTAGTCATAACTCTGATTTGTATAAAGCAGACATTAAAGAACACAAgcaaaacaagaaatattagataatctacagaaaaaaaaacccaatgaTGTCCAAACACAttcctgttctctctccagCCGTCAGTGTAAATTAAAATCATCACAGGTGGAGAAGTAACACCACGACTTACCCAGAATATCaagctgaggaagaggaggacggtCTTGGACGTGAAGATTCCGCAGTCCATGTTGtctggaggaggtgaagaggctGAAGGGAGACTGCGGAAAAGCTGCCGTCCAGTTTTTATCTTgtaaaaccaaaagaaaaaaacgcCGAGCTGCCCCTACCGACGCCGCCGCCGTCGCTTTGgtcacaagtttttttttctgactacAGTGTGATATCATGGTCACATGCTGTGGGGAGGAGGGCGATGTTATAGAACCGGTCCCACAGCCGTCCTGTCCCGCTGGGGAGCCACGCATTACATCACACGCCACTCccgcagagaggagaggaaaatcCCACAGAGACCCAGGAAAGAACgcaaaagaataaagaaaaacatagaaTGAATAAAACTGCAAATGCGCCCCCTCCCCGCCCTGTTCTTACACTTATCGATGTGATTGAGTTTTTACAGGAAGTGCGATGCAATCATGAATCTGTGGAtccactcaaaaaaaaaaaaaaaaaaaaaaaaaagatgataatgATAGTCTTGGGGGAATGAATCACATTGTGCTTTTATTGCTACAGAACAATTATGTTATCAATACTATTTCAACTGCAGTCCATGTTAGTGTGAACTAACTCtacactcaaaacacaaaactaactACACTTGCACTGTCTTGTCACTGACCATCTAAAAACAGAGCCGCATTTTGCTGAAATGAATTTTACTCACtttggtctgtgtgtttgtgtgtgtaacaagAGGAGGCGCTATCAGTGCACTACAGGAGGCTTGACTACATTTGCCAATCTTCCCCCTCAGACAagcacgcatgcacgcacacacacgcgcacacactcTTCCTGTCATACTAGAGAAAACATGAAGGCAGCAGATAAGTTTTCTGTGCTTTAAGCAATTGAAACAGTTAAGATAAACTGATATTCCAGCTCATGTCTCCACTAATCATCTCCTggttaaaacaaataatatcAAAGAATAAACTAGAAGTTGAACCATGTTTTAGGTTCATTTTTCCAGCTCGATGTCATGCAAATGTAATTCAAAGCAAACTTGAAGGACTAATATAACAGGTGAATTTAAGTTACTTCTGTTTTCTACTATTGTTAAAGGTTTGTTctcattatatattatattatctattataaacacatcagaaaactAGAATAGGCTAGAATTTTTAATGATATTAATGTGAGAATcacaaaaaatacagattttcatCAGTCAAACCATATTCTGTGTGAGTACACCTGGAATTTggtcaaaattaaattaataaatgaatataaatatttttatatatttgaaatCTGACTGAACTTATTCATTCAAATAATCTTCTATTCTATACTGACctattatactgtacattagaGCACGTTATGTGCTGTTCATTAATCAAAAGCACAATAGACTAAAGCAAGGcaattacttaaaaaaatattcagtgcaGTAGGATTCCATTGCTTCATGGATTATTATGCACTTGCtttaattaatatatttataagCAGAGGACACAGTATGTGAAAAGCTGGAATTATGGCATTGTGTCCTAGATAAACTTATTAAACTAGTTGTCAAACCACATACTGGTGCTTTAATAAGTTAGAATATGGT is from Lates calcarifer isolate ASB-BC8 linkage group LG13, TLL_Latcal_v3, whole genome shotgun sequence and encodes:
- the tspan36 gene encoding tetraspanin 36 → MDCGIFTSKTVLLFLSLIFWAAGAALAYVGAYVIKSYDNFDGFIQDKYALVPAAIIIGVSVVMFLFGLLGCCATIRESKFGLSFFFMIIMVMFAAEVAALVFSFIYQGKINGDLERSMNDAFAKYDGQGTETKGVDYLQSQLQCCGVKNYTSWSNTTWFTSHNNTVPLSCCKNTTQCTGRLDQPNLLNVEGCEAKLERLLHDVLVYAMLVILGFAIIKFFGMLSVCVITCKNGSRRSGYQPLYA